The Populus trichocarpa isolate Nisqually-1 chromosome 2, P.trichocarpa_v4.1, whole genome shotgun sequence genome has a window encoding:
- the LOC7467207 gene encoding probable beta-1,4-xylosyltransferase IRX9H, with protein sequence MASIRRTLSQVYQDRSYQNGVASAQAHKLFSTNNNSGKYSSLTSTSAVAAASVYLRRKGFRRSFYRCTIFFILGLLLGIFPFGQVDNDINKHDFSFEMKPPHVNVQLDTKDNFALAAVSFGVEKTTPQLDRFSRFDYVERKQVIVITPTYNRALQAYFLNRLGQVLRLVQPPLLWIVVEMTSASAETAEILRKTGVMYRHLVCVNKNNTNVKDRGVHQRNAGLEHIERHRLDGIVYFADDDNVYSLQLFESLRNISHFGTWPVAMLAQSKNKAIVEGPVCNASQVIGWHTNEKSKRLRRFHVDMSGFAFNSTILWDPKRWNRPFSNPIRQLDTVKEGFQETTFIEQVVEDESQMESVPPSCSRILNWHLHLDAHGLVYPRGWLLQKNLEVVQPIK encoded by the exons ATGGCATCAATCCGTCGAACACTCTCACAGGTTTACCAAGACCGCAGCTACCAAAACGGCGTCGCTTCAGCACAAGCTCACAAGCTCTTCAGCACTAACAACAACAGCGGCAAGTATTCTTCCTTGACCTCCACCTCCGCCGTCGCAGCAGCTTCCGTCTATCTCCGCCGCAAAGGATTTCGCAGATCCTTTTATAGGTGCACGATATTCTTCATCCTAGGGCTTTTACTTGGTATCTTCCCGTTTGGTCAAGTGGATAACGATATCAATAAGCATGATTTCTCCTTCGAAATGAAGCCGCCACATGTCAATGTCCAATTGGACACCAAAGATAATTTCGCTCTCGCTGCCGTGTCCTTCGGCGTCGAGAAAACGACACCGCAATTGGATCGATTTTCAAGGTTTGATTATGTAGAGCGAAAGCAAGTGATAGTGATAACACCGACATATAATCGAGCATTACAAGCCTACTTCTTGAATAGATTAGGTCAGGTGTTGAGGTTAGTGCAGCCGCCGTTGTTGTGGATTGTGGTGGAGATGACGTCAGCATCGGCGGAGACAGCGGAGATATTGAGGAAAACCGGGGTGATGTATAGGCATTTGGTTTGTGTTAATAAGAATAACACGAATGTGAAGGACAGAGGAGTGCATCAGAGGAATGCGGGATTGGAGCATATAGAAAGGCATAGACTTGATGGGATTGTGTATTTTGCTGATGATGATAATGTATATTCGCTTCAATTGTTTGAGAGCTTGAGAAATATCAG TCATTTTGGCACTTGGCCTGTTGCAATGCTTGcacaaagcaaaaacaaagcaattgTGGAAGGTCCGGTATGCAATGCCAGTCAAGTAATTGGATGGCACACAAATGAGAAAAGTAAAAGACTCCGCAGGTTTCATGTTGATATGTCTGGATTTGCTTTCAACAGCACCATCTTGTGGGACCCAAAGAGATGGAACCGCCCCTTTTCAAATCCAATTCGACAGTTAGATACAGTGAAGGAGGGTTTTCAA GAGACCACATTCATTGAGCAAGTGGTAGAAGATGAAAGTCAAATGGAAAGTGTACCACCCAGCTGTTCAAGGATACTGAACTGGCATCTTCATTTAGATGCTCATGGTCTTGTCTATCCCAGAGGCTGGCTGCTCCAGAAGAACCTAGAAGTTGTTCAGCCCATCAAGTGA